The Sulfuricaulis sp. DNA segment TTTGAAGACTATCAAGGCGTATCTTAAACAAGATTGACGGCGCGCTAAGAACTAGACACCATCCTCACTCCACATCAGCAAGCCCGACCGCCGCCGCATGCACGACCAACCCCTGAAGATTCTGCACAGCGTCTTCGGCTACGAACGCTTCCGCGCGCCGCAAGAAGAGGTGATCGGCACGCTCATGGCCGGTGGCGATGCGCTGGTGCTCATGCCCACCGGCGGCGGCAAGTCGCTGTGCTTCCAGATCCCGGCCATCGCCCGCGCCGGCACCGGCATCGTGGTGTCGCCGCTGATCGCGCTCATGCAGGATCAGGTGGCGGCGCTCACCCAGGCCGGGGTGCGCGCGGCGTTTCTCAATTCCACGCTTGATGCCAGCCAAGCGCGCGCGATCGAAGCCCAGCTGCTGCGCGGCGAGCTCGACCTGCTGTACGTCGCGCCCGAGCGCCTGTTGCTCGATCGCACCCTGGATTTGCTCGCCCACACGAAGCTCGCGCTGTTCGCCATCGACGAGGCGCACTGCGTCTCGCAGTGGGGCCACGACTTCCGTCCCGAATACATGGGGCTCAATGTGCTGCACGAGCGCTTCCCCGACGTGCCGCGTATCGCGCTCACCGCCACCGCCGACGAACCGACGCGCCGCGAAATCATCGCGCGCCTCAAGCTCGAAGATGCGCGCGTCTTTATCAGCAGCTTCGACCGCCCCAACATCCGCTATCGCATCAACCAGTCGGGCAACGGCCCCAGCGCCCGCGACCAACTGCTGCGCTTCATTCGCGACGAGCACGCCAACGACGCCGGCATCGTCTATTGCCTGTCGCGCAAGCGCGTGGACGAAATCGCCGCCTGGCTCGCCGCGCAGGGCCTGGCCGCGCTGCCATATCACGCCGGCCTCGGATCGGAGGTGCGCGCCGCCAACCAGTCGCGTTTCTTGAATGAGGAGGGCGTCATAATAGTTGCCACCATCGCCTTCGGTATGGGCATCGACAAACCGAACGTGCGCTTCGTCGCGCATCTCAACCTGCCGAAGAGCGTCGAGGCCTATTACCAGGAAACCGGCCGCGCCGGTCGCGACGGGTTGCCGGCCGACGCGTGGATGATCTATGGCCTGCAGGATGTCATCACCCTGCGCCAGATGCTCGAAGCCAGCGATTCCGACGATGCCCACAAGCGCGTCGAGCGCCACAAGCTCGACGCCATGCTCGGCCTGTGCGAACTCAGCACTTGCCGCCGCCAGGCGTTGCTCACTTACTTCAGCGAGACGCTGCCCAAACCCTGCGGCAACTGCGACACCTGTCTCGAACCACCCGAAGCCTGGGACGCCACCGTCCCCGCGCAAAAGGCGCTGTCGTGCGTGCACCGCACCGGGCAAAGATTCGGCGTGAATTATTTGATCGACGTGCTCCTCGGCAAGGACGACGACCGCATCAAGCGTTTCGGCCACGACCGGCTCACCACCTCCGGTATCGGCAAGGAGCTTGGCCAGCAAGAATGGCGCGGCGTCTTCCGCCAGCTCATCAGTCGCGGCCTGCTGGCCGTGGACCTTGAAGGCCACGGCGGCCTGCGCCTCACCGACTTGAGCCGCCCGGTGCTGCGCGGCGAAGCGCCCCTGATGCTGCGCCGCGACGCCAAACCCGAAAAGGCGAAAAAAACCAAGACCGCGCGCGCCGCGCGCCGCCCCTTCATCCAGGAATCCGACCGCCGCCTGTGGGAAGCCCTGCGCGCCCGCCGCCTCGAACTCGCGCGCAAACAGGGTGTCCCGCCCTACGTCGTCTTCCATGACGCCACGCTGGCGGAAATGGTCGAGCGTCGCCCCCAGACCTTGAGCGATCTCGCCCACATCTCCGGCGTCGGCGAGCGCAAGCTCGCGGCCTACGGCACGGACTTCATCGCGATTGTCCTGGCACATGGCGCAAGCGTCGGGGAAGCCGAAGCCGTCGGCAACGCCAACTAACGCCAGACGGCGGGGAGCAGATTTTAATAATCCGTACCAGAGAGGATTTAACGCTAATAGTCGAACTGACTAATATCTGAAACAATTCCACTGCATCATCGGGCCAGTGGTTGCTGAAACCTTAAATGCTCACGCCCTTCCACAACGGCATCACCACTACGCGCCGGCGTGCGCGGCACGAAAAATAAATCCGAGGTAATTTGAATCCTTCGGTAATGATTCCCGCTCGCCGCGCGATCCCTTTTGCGATTTCGTACATACGGCGATAAATTTCCCCCATCACGGCTATACCGGTTTCTCTATGCAGCACACAAAAAAAGACCGTCTCGCGACGGTCTTCTTATCTTGCTAGTACTGCCTATGTTTTAAGGGCTAAATGGTTGGCTCCTGTATTACAGCCATGATGCTCTTTCCGTTCTTATGGAACGGTAACGGTTGTCGCATCAAGAACAACCGCCGTCTGAGCCAGCAGCCTGCCGTTGATC contains these protein-coding regions:
- the recQ gene encoding DNA helicase RecQ, producing MHDQPLKILHSVFGYERFRAPQEEVIGTLMAGGDALVLMPTGGGKSLCFQIPAIARAGTGIVVSPLIALMQDQVAALTQAGVRAAFLNSTLDASQARAIEAQLLRGELDLLYVAPERLLLDRTLDLLAHTKLALFAIDEAHCVSQWGHDFRPEYMGLNVLHERFPDVPRIALTATADEPTRREIIARLKLEDARVFISSFDRPNIRYRINQSGNGPSARDQLLRFIRDEHANDAGIVYCLSRKRVDEIAAWLAAQGLAALPYHAGLGSEVRAANQSRFLNEEGVIIVATIAFGMGIDKPNVRFVAHLNLPKSVEAYYQETGRAGRDGLPADAWMIYGLQDVITLRQMLEASDSDDAHKRVERHKLDAMLGLCELSTCRRQALLTYFSETLPKPCGNCDTCLEPPEAWDATVPAQKALSCVHRTGQRFGVNYLIDVLLGKDDDRIKRFGHDRLTTSGIGKELGQQEWRGVFRQLISRGLLAVDLEGHGGLRLTDLSRPVLRGEAPLMLRRDAKPEKAKKTKTARAARRPFIQESDRRLWEALRARRLELARKQGVPPYVVFHDATLAEMVERRPQTLSDLAHISGVGERKLAAYGTDFIAIVLAHGASVGEAEAVGNAN